In Leptospiraceae bacterium, one DNA window encodes the following:
- a CDS encoding SOS response-associated peptidase: MCVSYQLILPLIGKDTIDYFQNLKIELTKIDSFNEVIYPGRYSYIVYKNTTSNKLEKFHFGLIPNFAKEKSIYKNLFNSRSETIQEKYSFKNSFSKRRCIIPCTGFFETNKKNKKKYIIKNSNNSIISLAGIWDVWKKNEEVLYSFSIITCPANSLISKIHDRMPVILENSSLPTWLNIKAPISNIQSMLKTSESKLYTMEVA; encoded by the coding sequence ATGTGCGTTTCTTACCAGCTTATTTTACCACTTATCGGAAAAGATACAATAGACTACTTTCAAAACCTTAAAATTGAACTTACAAAAATAGATTCCTTTAACGAGGTAATCTACCCCGGTAGATATTCTTATATAGTTTATAAAAATACAACCTCAAATAAATTAGAAAAATTCCACTTTGGGCTTATACCGAATTTTGCAAAAGAGAAATCTATATATAAAAATTTATTTAATTCGAGAAGTGAAACTATCCAAGAAAAGTATTCATTTAAAAATTCTTTTTCTAAAAGAAGGTGCATTATTCCCTGTACTGGTTTTTTTGAAACAAATAAAAAAAATAAAAAAAAATATATTATAAAAAATTCAAACAACTCAATTATTTCTTTAGCTGGGATTTGGGACGTATGGAAAAAAAATGAAGAAGTACTATACTCTTTTTCCATTATCACTTGTCCGGCTAACTCCTTGATCTCAAAAATACACGACCGAATGCCGGTAATTTTAGAAAACTCAAGTTTGCCTACTTGGCTAAATATAAAAGCCCCAATTTCAAATATCCAATCCATGTTAAAAACTAGTGAGTCTAAACTTTACACAATGGAGGTAGCCTAA
- a CDS encoding SDR family NAD(P)-dependent oxidoreductase, whose product MKKNYIQPRKKIAIITGASSGLGWEFSREIDNEKEIEEVWLIARRKKNLDTLSKKLKNKPVVLTLDLQNPNSISQLQKKLEKENPIIRFLVNNAGIGAVGFAKEISSERQIGMVDLNVKALTKITLLSIPYMQEGSSIIQIASSAGFAPMANFAIYAASKAFVIYFSEGLRAELKEEKIHVCTVCPGPVKTEFFEGASGNKPPRLAADPVEVVRLAMKDTKKGKAFSIYGFPMKLYYTLVNFLPKSLILWFTKKVKFA is encoded by the coding sequence ATGAAAAAAAATTACATCCAGCCTAGAAAAAAAATAGCAATTATTACAGGCGCATCCAGTGGATTAGGATGGGAATTCTCAAGAGAAATCGACAACGAAAAAGAAATAGAGGAAGTTTGGCTAATCGCAAGAAGAAAAAAAAACTTAGACACTTTATCTAAAAAATTAAAAAATAAACCGGTTGTATTGACCCTCGATTTACAAAATCCAAATTCGATTTCCCAACTCCAAAAAAAATTAGAAAAGGAAAATCCAATAATTCGATTTTTGGTAAATAACGCAGGAATCGGTGCTGTAGGTTTCGCAAAAGAAATCTCATCAGAAAGGCAAATCGGAATGGTTGACCTTAATGTGAAAGCTCTCACAAAGATAACTCTTCTTTCTATTCCCTATATGCAAGAAGGATCAAGCATTATTCAAATAGCAAGCTCGGCAGGTTTTGCACCTATGGCAAATTTTGCAATATACGCAGCCAGCAAAGCATTTGTAATCTATTTTTCAGAAGGTCTAAGAGCCGAGTTGAAAGAAGAAAAAATTCACGTATGCACTGTTTGTCCGGGCCCTGTAAAGACTGAATTTTTTGAAGGTGCAAGCGGAAATAAACCACCAAGGCTTGCAGCAGATCCGGTAGAAGTAGTTAGGCTCGCAATGAAAGACACAAAGAAAGGTAAGGCGTTTTCTATTTACGGATTTCCTATGAAGCTATACTATACTCTTGTAAACTTCCTTCCTAAATCACTGATTTTATGGTTTACGAAAAAAGTGAAATTTGCCTAA
- the lipA gene encoding lipoyl synthase, translating into MNPLKKKPRTHSVQNPPPKPNWLKVHLSFPTKENAVQNVRESLEKSKLNTVCESASCPNLNHCWSNKTATYMILGDICTRRCHYCDVPSGKPGFIDIDEPKKIADSVQELNLNHVVITSVNRDDLKDGGATHYSNVISEIRKVSNSVIEILIPDFKNKLESLEIVCNAKPDIINHNIETVQSFFPVVAPQKNYKTSLEVLQYFFEKGFTTKSGIMLGFGESIEEVKDCLQDLRKVNVKMITIGQYLQPSPTHYPVFEYVPKNIFSFLKQYALEIGFTNVESGPLVRSSYHAKEQAKEVL; encoded by the coding sequence ATGAACCCTTTAAAAAAAAAACCAAGAACGCATAGTGTCCAAAATCCTCCTCCAAAACCAAATTGGCTAAAAGTACACCTGTCCTTTCCGACAAAAGAAAATGCAGTCCAAAATGTAAGAGAAAGTTTAGAAAAATCGAAACTAAATACAGTTTGTGAAAGTGCTTCTTGTCCAAACTTAAACCACTGTTGGTCAAATAAAACAGCAACCTACATGATACTTGGAGATATATGCACAAGAAGGTGTCATTATTGCGATGTTCCCTCTGGAAAGCCTGGCTTTATAGACATCGATGAGCCTAAAAAAATCGCAGATTCCGTACAAGAGCTGAATCTAAACCACGTAGTAATCACTTCGGTAAATAGAGACGACCTAAAAGACGGCGGGGCTACTCATTATTCCAACGTGATTTCTGAAATTAGAAAAGTTTCAAATTCTGTTATTGAAATACTCATTCCTGATTTTAAAAATAAACTTGAATCATTGGAAATTGTATGCAACGCAAAACCTGACATTATCAACCATAATATCGAAACAGTGCAGTCTTTTTTTCCGGTAGTAGCCCCTCAAAAAAACTATAAAACTTCTTTGGAAGTATTGCAATATTTTTTCGAGAAAGGGTTTACTACAAAAAGTGGGATCATGCTTGGGTTTGGAGAATCAATAGAGGAAGTCAAAGACTGTCTTCAAGATTTAAGAAAAGTAAACGTAAAAATGATCACCATAGGACAATACCTCCAGCCAAGCCCTACCCATTACCCTGTTTTTGAATATGTTCCTAAAAATATATTTTCTTTCTTGAAACAATATGCACTTGAAATTGGATTTACAAATGTAGAGTCAGGACCCTTAGTAAGAAGTTCTTACCACGCTAAAGAGCAAGCCAAAGAGGTGTTATAA